Proteins co-encoded in one Candidatus Polarisedimenticolaceae bacterium genomic window:
- a CDS encoding GGDEF domain-containing protein — protein sequence MPPLAAALAGGAILLAAVLASALVLRSRRAAAAAAEEAASRASELAVLQALGLDLASARSAGQAFAAVDRECRKLLAADEVALGLVLGDGPEMTVHARAAAEREARLLRAPVPRDRRPSSRDGALTVPLVSGDAIVGTLTVKLRAGGAHEDRDLTALTALSAPVALAALALRVRHEATHDPLTGLALGDVVASRLTEELARAERHGQRVAVIMADLDGFRVVTERYGSDAADRFLAAAADALRRELRASDLVVRHRADAFCVLLPATGILGADRLAERMRGAIARLQVVHGDATLQATASFGVAAHPEHGATARTLLYRADAALHRAKRAGRDRVAIATV from the coding sequence GTGCCGCCTCTCGCCGCAGCCCTCGCCGGGGGGGCGATCCTCCTCGCCGCCGTCCTCGCGTCGGCCCTCGTTCTGAGGTCGCGCCGGGCCGCTGCCGCCGCGGCCGAGGAAGCCGCGTCACGCGCGTCGGAGCTCGCCGTCCTCCAGGCCCTCGGCCTCGATCTCGCCTCGGCGCGGAGCGCCGGCCAGGCGTTCGCCGCGGTCGATCGCGAGTGCCGCAAGCTCCTCGCCGCCGACGAGGTCGCGCTCGGTCTCGTCCTGGGCGACGGACCGGAGATGACGGTCCACGCCCGCGCCGCGGCCGAGCGGGAGGCGCGCCTCCTCCGCGCGCCGGTCCCGCGCGACCGGCGGCCGTCATCGCGCGACGGGGCGCTCACCGTCCCCCTGGTCTCCGGCGACGCGATCGTCGGGACGCTGACGGTGAAGCTCCGGGCGGGCGGTGCTCACGAGGACCGCGATCTCACCGCTCTGACCGCCCTGTCCGCTCCGGTAGCGCTCGCGGCCCTCGCGCTCCGTGTCCGGCACGAGGCGACCCACGATCCGTTGACGGGACTCGCGCTCGGTGACGTCGTCGCCTCACGGCTGACCGAGGAGCTCGCGCGCGCGGAGCGCCACGGCCAGCGTGTGGCCGTCATCATGGCCGATCTCGACGGCTTCCGTGTCGTCACGGAGCGGTACGGTTCCGACGCCGCCGACCGGTTCCTCGCCGCGGCTGCGGACGCCCTCCGCCGTGAGCTCCGCGCGAGCGACCTCGTGGTCCGTCACCGCGCCGACGCTTTCTGCGTCCTCCTTCCGGCGACAGGCATCCTGGGCGCCGACCGGCTCGCGGAGCGCATGCGCGGCGCGATCGCTCGTCTCCAGGTCGTCCACGGAGACGCGACGCTCCAGGCCACGGCGTCGTTCGGTGTCGCGGCCCATCCCGAGCACGGGGCGACGGCCCGTACGCTCCTTTACCGCGCCGACGCCGCGCTCCACCGGGCGAAGCGCGCGGGGCGAGACCGCGTCGCGATCGCGACCGTCTAG
- the mce gene encoding methylmalonyl-CoA epimerase yields the protein MSLTIDHVGIAVKNLEERLRFWRDALGMREAGREDVPTEGVVVAFLPAGESRVELLEASRPDSPIAKFVEKRGEGIHHVTFQVEAIQPVLDRLRAAGVPLLDDAPRPGASGTKVAFLHPRAAGGVLVELVEKPESARARGVTPGEPVLLYLRDPHEKLWGILRERDASGITIEGFDLASFDSWTSQIERNEEGIVPSVLFVPMARVERVLLDRGTPALPSLSDGFARRTGRSVLEVLGR from the coding sequence ATGAGCTTGACGATCGACCACGTCGGGATCGCGGTGAAGAACCTCGAGGAGCGCCTCCGTTTCTGGCGCGACGCCCTCGGTATGCGCGAGGCGGGCCGGGAGGACGTTCCGACGGAGGGCGTCGTCGTCGCGTTCCTCCCCGCGGGAGAGTCGCGCGTCGAGCTGCTCGAGGCGAGCCGGCCCGATTCGCCGATCGCGAAGTTCGTCGAGAAGCGCGGCGAGGGGATCCACCACGTCACCTTCCAGGTCGAGGCGATCCAGCCGGTCCTCGACCGCCTCCGCGCGGCGGGGGTTCCGCTCCTCGACGACGCGCCGCGTCCCGGCGCCTCCGGGACCAAGGTTGCCTTCCTCCACCCGCGCGCCGCGGGCGGCGTCCTCGTCGAGCTCGTCGAGAAGCCGGAGAGCGCGCGGGCGCGCGGCGTGACGCCGGGGGAGCCGGTGCTGCTCTACCTGCGCGATCCGCACGAGAAGCTCTGGGGAATCCTCCGCGAGCGCGACGCGTCCGGAATCACGATCGAAGGGTTCGACCTCGCGTCGTTCGATTCCTGGACCTCGCAGATCGAGCGCAACGAGGAGGGGATCGTTCCCTCGGTCCTTTTCGTCCCGATGGCGCGCGTCGAGCGTGTCCTCCTCGACCGCGGAACGCCCGCGCTGCCGTCGCTCTCCGACGGTTTCGCCCGCCGCACCGGCAGGAGCGTGCTCGAGGTCCTGGGGCGTTGA
- the meaB gene encoding methylmalonyl Co-A mutase-associated GTPase MeaB — MEIVARILGGDVRALARAISDVEDGAAGSADILRELFPHTGAATVVGITGSPGAGKSSLVDRLVAAYRSEGKRVGVVAVDPSSAYSGGAILGDRVRMQGHATDPGVFIRSMASRGHMGGLSRAASDAVDLLDAAGYDPVIVETVGVGQDEIEVARAADLVAVVLVPGMGDDIQAIKAGILEIADVFVINKADRAGADRVAADLEAMMALAPHPSAPKPPIFRTIALSGEGIPELATGLMGLVASDPEAHRAARRRERAEMRFLGVLTDRFLAGVRAEGRRFDEIVGEIAERRLDPYTAAERLLREGKPS; from the coding sequence GTGGAGATCGTCGCGCGCATCCTGGGCGGCGACGTGCGCGCGCTGGCGCGCGCGATCAGCGACGTCGAGGACGGCGCCGCCGGCTCGGCGGACATCCTCCGCGAGCTGTTCCCGCACACGGGAGCCGCGACGGTCGTCGGGATCACCGGCTCGCCGGGCGCGGGGAAGTCGAGCCTCGTCGACCGGCTCGTCGCCGCGTACCGGTCCGAGGGGAAGAGAGTCGGCGTCGTCGCCGTCGATCCGTCGAGCGCCTACTCGGGCGGGGCGATCCTCGGCGACCGGGTCCGCATGCAGGGGCACGCGACCGACCCCGGCGTCTTCATCCGCTCGATGGCGAGCCGCGGCCACATGGGCGGCCTCTCCCGCGCGGCGAGCGACGCGGTCGATCTCCTCGATGCCGCCGGCTACGACCCGGTCATCGTCGAGACCGTCGGCGTCGGTCAGGACGAGATCGAGGTGGCGCGCGCGGCGGACCTGGTCGCGGTGGTCCTCGTTCCCGGCATGGGTGACGACATCCAGGCGATCAAAGCAGGCATCCTCGAGATCGCCGACGTCTTCGTGATCAACAAGGCGGACCGCGCGGGAGCCGACCGTGTCGCCGCCGATCTCGAGGCGATGATGGCGCTGGCGCCGCACCCGTCGGCGCCGAAGCCTCCGATCTTCAGGACGATCGCGCTGTCGGGGGAAGGCATCCCGGAGCTCGCGACCGGCCTCATGGGGCTCGTCGCGTCCGACCCCGAGGCTCACCGCGCAGCCCGGCGGCGCGAGCGCGCGGAGATGCGCTTCCTCGGGGTCCTCACCGACCGGTTCCTGGCCGGCGTGCGCGCGGAGGGACGCCGGTTCGACGAGATCGTCGGCGAGATCGCCGAGCGCCGTCTCGATCCCTACACCGCGGCGGAGCGGCTGCTCCGCGAGGGGAAGCCGTCATGA
- a CDS encoding acyl-CoA dehydrogenase family protein, which produces MDFALTEDQEFLRRSVREFAESEIGPHVMAFDEAQEFPRAIVKKAAEQGYYGVLFPESLGGAGLGYVEYVIVVEELSRVDGSIGISAAAHNSLCTNHVFACGNDAQRQRYIPKLASGEWIGAWSLTEPTAGSDAGGTKTTAKRAPGGGWILNGSKTFTTHGSVADLTVVFAVTDASAGKRGISAFAIEKGTPGFKPGKKENKMGLRASDTAEVLMEDCRVPDEAMIGVPGEGFVDAMKILDGGRISIAALALGMARGAYDAAIKYSKERHQFGQPISEFQAIQHMLAEMATRLDAASLLVYRAAWLKDQGKKTTLESSMAKLYASEIGVYIADRALQIFGGYGYVKDFPAEKYYRDMKLCTIGEGTSEIQRLVIARELLKAI; this is translated from the coding sequence GTGGATTTCGCGCTCACCGAAGATCAGGAGTTCCTGCGCCGCTCCGTGCGCGAGTTCGCGGAGTCCGAGATCGGCCCGCACGTCATGGCGTTCGACGAGGCGCAGGAGTTCCCCCGCGCGATCGTGAAGAAGGCGGCCGAGCAGGGGTATTACGGCGTGCTCTTCCCCGAGAGTCTCGGAGGCGCCGGCCTCGGCTACGTCGAGTACGTGATCGTCGTCGAGGAGCTCAGCCGGGTCGACGGCTCGATCGGCATCTCCGCTGCGGCGCACAATTCGCTCTGCACGAACCACGTGTTCGCCTGCGGCAACGACGCGCAGCGCCAGCGGTACATCCCGAAGCTCGCGAGCGGCGAATGGATCGGCGCCTGGAGCCTGACCGAGCCGACGGCGGGAAGCGACGCCGGCGGGACGAAGACGACGGCCAAGCGCGCCCCGGGCGGGGGATGGATCCTGAACGGCTCGAAGACGTTCACGACGCACGGCTCGGTCGCCGACCTCACTGTCGTCTTCGCGGTCACCGACGCGTCGGCAGGGAAGCGCGGGATCTCCGCCTTCGCGATCGAGAAGGGGACGCCGGGATTCAAGCCCGGGAAGAAAGAGAACAAGATGGGCCTGCGCGCCTCGGACACCGCGGAGGTCCTCATGGAAGACTGCCGCGTCCCCGACGAGGCGATGATCGGCGTGCCCGGCGAGGGGTTCGTCGACGCGATGAAGATCCTGGACGGCGGGCGCATCTCGATCGCCGCGCTGGCGCTCGGCATGGCGCGCGGCGCGTACGACGCCGCGATCAAGTACTCGAAGGAGCGGCATCAGTTCGGCCAGCCGATCTCGGAGTTCCAGGCGATCCAGCACATGCTCGCCGAGATGGCGACCCGCCTCGACGCGGCGTCGCTCCTCGTCTACCGCGCCGCGTGGCTCAAGGATCAAGGGAAGAAGACGACGCTCGAATCGTCGATGGCGAAGCTCTACGCGTCGGAGATCGGCGTCTACATCGCGGACCGCGCGCTCCAGATCTTCGGCGGCTACGGCTACGTCAAGGACTTTCCCGCGGAGAAGTATTACCGCGACATGAAGCTGTGCACGATCGGCGAGGGGACGAGCGAGATCCAGCGCCTCGTCATCGCCCGCGAGCTCCTGAAGGCGATCTAG
- the hemW gene encoding radical SAM family heme chaperone HemW encodes MPPSASDAGPLGVYVHFPFCSVRCSYCDFPTVAGQDERIAAYLDALGREIADGQPDAAGEVDTIFFGGGTPSRMSPAQVAGVLRAIEGRFTLVADAEITLEGNPESLTDDVLAGCRDAGVNRISVGTQSLNDRVLAKAGRAHDAADARDAVTRARRTGLASVSADLIAGLPGEDLGRWDETLRAVAGWGPDHVSVYLLESDKDTPLGRSVRAGRTVLAGDDLMAEVYETTVDVLEGAGLAIYEISNFARPGHRSRHNLKYWTDRPYVGFGLGAHGYLGGVRRSNRVDLDGYIRAVALGEEPVAWREPYDATRRLEEAIFLGLRTTDGIDAGVLGARYGADLRTRYAAAWERGEAAGLLVWEGERVRLTRAGRVRSNELFSEIVSGSL; translated from the coding sequence ATGCCGCCGAGCGCATCTGACGCCGGGCCCCTCGGGGTCTACGTCCACTTTCCGTTCTGCTCGGTCCGGTGCTCGTACTGCGACTTTCCCACCGTCGCCGGGCAGGACGAGCGGATCGCCGCGTACCTGGACGCGCTCGGCCGCGAGATCGCGGATGGCCAGCCGGACGCGGCAGGGGAGGTCGACACCATCTTCTTCGGCGGCGGCACCCCGTCGCGGATGTCGCCGGCCCAGGTGGCCGGGGTCTTGAGAGCGATCGAAGGACGGTTCACGCTCGTGGCCGATGCCGAGATCACGCTCGAGGGAAACCCGGAGTCGCTCACCGACGACGTGCTCGCGGGCTGCCGGGACGCCGGCGTCAACCGGATCAGCGTCGGCACGCAATCGCTGAACGATCGTGTGCTCGCGAAGGCCGGCCGGGCGCACGACGCCGCCGACGCGCGGGACGCCGTCACCCGGGCTCGTCGCACCGGCCTCGCCTCGGTGTCGGCCGACCTCATCGCGGGGCTTCCCGGCGAAGACCTCGGCCGCTGGGACGAGACCCTTCGCGCGGTCGCCGGGTGGGGGCCCGATCACGTCTCCGTCTATCTCCTCGAATCCGACAAGGACACGCCGCTCGGCCGCTCGGTGCGGGCCGGTCGCACGGTGCTCGCCGGCGACGATCTCATGGCCGAGGTCTACGAGACGACCGTCGACGTCCTCGAAGGCGCGGGGCTCGCGATCTACGAGATCTCGAACTTCGCGCGCCCAGGGCACCGCTCGCGCCACAACCTCAAGTACTGGACCGACCGCCCCTACGTGGGCTTCGGCCTCGGGGCGCACGGTTATCTCGGCGGCGTCCGGCGGAGCAACCGCGTCGATCTCGACGGCTACATCCGGGCCGTCGCCCTCGGCGAGGAGCCCGTCGCGTGGCGCGAGCCGTACGATGCGACGAGGCGCCTCGAGGAGGCGATCTTTCTCGGCCTCCGGACGACGGACGGGATCGACGCGGGGGTCCTCGGGGCACGCTACGGAGCGGATCTCCGGACGCGATACGCCGCCGCCTGGGAGCGCGGAGAAGCGGCGGGCCTCCTCGTCTGGGAGGGGGAGCGCGTGCGGCTGACGCGCGCCGGCCGCGTGCGGTCGAACGAGCTCTTCTCGGAGATCGTGAGCGGCTCGCTATAA
- a CDS encoding tetratricopeptide repeat protein — MIARRLLLALVLAVSSARAQNPEAAFERACQAYAQGKWDEAADGFRELLRYGFNDPRLEYNLANAEYKRGRLGEAILHYERARRLAPSDPDVLGNLALARSRIRDVIEDPDSGGALTAWRAWQDRIGPGAQAIAALAGLWVVAGIVTWCASRRGGFTPAWGWALSAAVLATIVVALSWQATWTRLSGTRRAVVLHPTAEALAGPGLNNTSQFTLHEGTTVEVRGDRPGWLQVALPNGATGWIPDDAAERI; from the coding sequence ATGATCGCGCGCCGGCTGCTCCTCGCCCTCGTCCTCGCCGTGTCGTCGGCGCGCGCGCAGAATCCCGAGGCCGCGTTCGAGCGTGCCTGCCAGGCCTATGCGCAGGGGAAATGGGACGAGGCCGCCGACGGATTCCGTGAGCTCTTGCGGTACGGCTTCAACGACCCGCGGCTCGAGTACAACCTCGCGAACGCCGAGTACAAGCGAGGCCGCCTCGGCGAGGCGATCCTGCACTACGAGCGGGCGCGGCGCTTGGCGCCGTCGGATCCGGACGTCCTCGGCAACCTCGCGCTGGCCCGCTCGCGTATCCGCGACGTCATCGAGGACCCGGACTCGGGCGGCGCGCTCACGGCCTGGCGTGCCTGGCAGGACCGGATCGGCCCGGGGGCGCAGGCGATCGCCGCCCTCGCGGGGCTCTGGGTCGTCGCGGGCATCGTGACCTGGTGCGCCTCGAGGCGCGGCGGCTTCACGCCGGCATGGGGGTGGGCGCTCTCGGCGGCGGTTCTCGCGACGATCGTGGTCGCGCTCTCGTGGCAGGCGACGTGGACGCGTCTTTCGGGAACGCGGCGAGCCGTCGTCCTCCACCCGACGGCCGAAGCGCTCGCGGGGCCGGGCCTCAACAACACCTCGCAGTTCACGCTCCACGAGGGGACGACCGTCGAGGTGCGCGGCGACAGGCCGGGGTGGCTTCAGGTCGCGCTGCCGAACGGCGCCACCGGGTGGATTCCCGACGATGCCGCCGAGCGCATCTGA
- a CDS encoding BatD family protein codes for MSLRALGALLLVTLALPAARADDVRVRASVLPRGAIYETTEVRLQIEIDGSSIPEVSAPSLPTMTNLAVAGGPQTSRSSSYVFENGRINASNSLILTYFLTPKGTGSAVIPAFVVNVGGTSYRTEPLQFQIAPGRSGPAPPAGRRPGAPSGGSDDDEGDEGADLSDVFLQSKLSQTSVWAGQAVVLEMTLYAAAPLGGFGWTDIPSMTGFWTEDIPVDAQREHTIVTMNNRRYDAFPVARKLLVPTSSGTLAVPAYTGQVQVRRASRDPFGSFFSLGRFANLVRKSNALKLEVKPLPETGRPASFTGAVGAYRFTTTADRKTVNAGDAVAVRATVEGAGSLQGVGPPKLEAPPDVKVYDPKVVEDQGAGPQHLGAKKSWEWVVVPLAPGTLRLPAPVFAYFDPVAGAYKELHGEIPEIAVNRGAAQPDVGIARSEVQAAAKDIAFLKALRGPLETAAAPVQRTGWFVVAALAPLLLVPIGILVGRRRERFLLDHGFARARRAARAAAKRLDRAGTRAGESSTAFHEEVAGALVDYVADRANRSAAGLTYDQLEEILAARGVSADLRRRYRACLESCDFARYVPDAGRPQARTDLVAEARSLVRALEEIA; via the coding sequence GTGAGCCTCCGCGCGCTCGGCGCCCTGCTCCTCGTCACGCTCGCGCTGCCGGCTGCGCGCGCGGACGACGTCCGTGTGCGCGCCTCGGTCCTCCCGCGCGGCGCGATCTACGAGACGACCGAGGTGCGCCTCCAGATCGAGATCGACGGCTCCTCGATCCCCGAGGTCTCCGCGCCGAGCCTTCCGACGATGACGAACCTCGCCGTCGCCGGCGGTCCGCAGACCTCACGCAGCTCGTCGTACGTGTTCGAGAACGGGCGCATCAACGCGTCGAACTCGCTCATCCTGACCTACTTCCTGACGCCGAAGGGAACGGGGTCCGCGGTGATCCCCGCATTCGTCGTCAACGTCGGGGGGACGAGCTACCGCACCGAGCCGCTCCAGTTCCAGATCGCACCTGGCCGGAGCGGGCCGGCTCCGCCGGCCGGTCGCAGGCCGGGAGCGCCGTCCGGCGGGAGCGACGACGACGAGGGGGACGAGGGCGCCGATCTCTCCGACGTCTTCCTTCAGTCCAAGCTGTCGCAGACGTCGGTATGGGCGGGTCAGGCGGTCGTGCTCGAGATGACGCTCTACGCCGCGGCGCCCTTGGGCGGCTTCGGATGGACGGACATCCCGTCCATGACCGGCTTCTGGACCGAGGACATCCCCGTCGACGCACAGCGCGAGCACACGATCGTCACGATGAACAACCGCCGGTACGACGCCTTCCCGGTCGCGCGGAAGCTCCTCGTCCCGACGAGCAGCGGGACGCTCGCGGTCCCGGCGTACACGGGGCAGGTCCAGGTCCGCCGCGCGTCGCGCGACCCGTTCGGATCGTTCTTCTCGCTGGGGCGGTTCGCGAACCTCGTCCGGAAATCGAACGCTCTCAAGCTCGAGGTCAAGCCGCTCCCCGAGACGGGGCGGCCCGCGTCGTTCACGGGGGCGGTCGGCGCGTACCGCTTCACGACGACCGCCGACCGCAAGACCGTGAACGCCGGCGACGCGGTGGCGGTGCGTGCGACGGTCGAGGGAGCGGGGTCGCTCCAGGGCGTCGGCCCGCCGAAGCTCGAGGCGCCTCCCGACGTCAAGGTCTACGATCCGAAAGTCGTCGAGGACCAGGGCGCGGGACCCCAGCACCTCGGCGCGAAGAAGAGCTGGGAGTGGGTCGTCGTGCCGCTGGCGCCCGGGACGCTGCGCCTCCCGGCGCCCGTGTTCGCCTATTTCGACCCGGTTGCCGGCGCGTACAAGGAGCTGCACGGCGAGATTCCCGAGATCGCGGTCAATCGCGGCGCCGCGCAGCCCGACGTCGGGATCGCACGGTCCGAAGTGCAGGCCGCGGCGAAGGACATCGCGTTCCTGAAGGCTCTCCGGGGACCGCTCGAGACCGCGGCAGCGCCGGTCCAGCGCACCGGCTGGTTCGTCGTCGCGGCGTTGGCGCCCCTCCTCCTCGTGCCGATCGGGATCCTCGTCGGACGGCGCCGCGAGCGCTTCCTCCTGGACCACGGCTTCGCACGCGCGCGCCGCGCCGCCCGTGCCGCGGCCAAGCGCCTCGATCGCGCCGGCACGCGTGCGGGCGAGTCCTCGACGGCGTTCCACGAGGAGGTCGCGGGGGCGCTCGTCGACTACGTCGCGGACCGCGCGAACCGCTCGGCGGCGGGGCTCACCTACGACCAGCTCGAGGAGATCCTCGCCGCGCGCGGGGTCTCCGCCGATCTCAGGCGGCGCTACCGCGCCTGCCTCGAGTCGTGCGACTTCGCGCGGTACGTTCCCGACGCAGGCCGGCCGCAGGCGCGGACCGATCTCGTCGCCGAGGCGCGCTCGCTCGTCCGCGCGCTCGAGGAAATCGCATGA
- a CDS encoding tetratricopeptide repeat protein, producing the protein MIRPVTLILLAGVSTFLGGEAHRRTEQGNKAYTQGKNDAALESYQKAQSIIPEAPQLRYDLGNVLYRQENWAGAAEAYERALGAAGPELAPKAAYNLGNALFKDEKYDDAVKAYMRALKAAPQDGDAKHNLELALRALQEQKQKQQQQQQQQKQDQKKDQEQKPQGGGDEKQKPDDQKKGSSDEKKKGDKPQPQPKPGEMSKDEANKLLDRLNDEEKQNVKRQAAQATKPGERKPEKDW; encoded by the coding sequence ATGATCCGACCGGTCACCCTCATCCTCCTCGCCGGCGTGTCGACGTTCCTCGGGGGCGAGGCGCATCGCCGCACCGAGCAGGGAAACAAGGCCTACACGCAGGGGAAGAACGACGCGGCGCTCGAGAGCTACCAGAAGGCGCAGTCGATCATCCCCGAGGCGCCCCAGCTCCGCTACGATCTCGGCAACGTCCTCTACCGGCAGGAGAACTGGGCCGGCGCCGCGGAAGCGTACGAGCGCGCGCTCGGCGCGGCAGGCCCCGAGCTCGCGCCGAAGGCGGCGTACAACCTCGGGAACGCGCTGTTCAAGGACGAGAAGTACGACGACGCGGTGAAGGCGTACATGCGCGCGCTCAAGGCGGCGCCCCAGGACGGCGACGCGAAGCACAATCTCGAGCTCGCGCTCCGGGCGCTTCAGGAGCAGAAACAGAAGCAGCAGCAACAGCAACAGCAGCAGAAGCAGGACCAGAAGAAAGATCAGGAGCAGAAGCCGCAGGGCGGTGGCGACGAGAAGCAGAAGCCCGACGACCAGAAGAAGGGCAGTAGCGACGAGAAGAAGAAGGGCGACAAGCCGCAGCCTCAGCCGAAGCCCGGCGAGATGAGCAAGGACGAGGCGAACAAGCTCCTCGACCGCCTGAACGACGAGGAGAAGCAGAACGTCAAGCGCCAGGCGGCGCAGGCGACGAAGCCGGGAGAGCGCAAGCCGGAGAAGGATTGGTGA
- a CDS encoding VWA domain-containing protein yields the protein MRFAEPQLLWALLAVPAIAGLFALGAALRRRALAAFAGGAAQGERAGASVSAHRRAAKALCLLAAATAGILAAARPQWGQGTETISRKGIDAVIVLDTSLSMAAADVTPSRLARAVHEASTLIDRTEGDRVGLVTFAGAPALACPLTVDHEAVRLFLDAVDVEAVSVPGTALADAIREGIRALGPPPAEGSEAKGRALVVVSDGEDHEGGLEGIVDGLKRAGVVVYAIGTGTEQGAPIPTGPSGAYKKDAEGKLVTTRLDERPLRTLALDSGGKYYRATAAGGEVDEIASALAAMDATGAGTVLKTRWAERFQIPLAFALLALFAEVLISERRSS from the coding sequence ATGCGCTTCGCGGAGCCGCAGCTGCTCTGGGCCCTCCTGGCCGTGCCGGCCATCGCCGGGCTCTTCGCGCTGGGTGCCGCGCTCCGGCGTCGCGCCCTCGCTGCGTTCGCGGGAGGCGCGGCTCAAGGGGAGCGCGCGGGCGCATCGGTGAGCGCCCACCGCAGGGCGGCGAAGGCGCTCTGTCTCCTCGCAGCGGCGACCGCCGGGATCCTCGCGGCCGCGCGGCCGCAGTGGGGGCAGGGGACCGAGACGATCTCCCGGAAGGGGATCGACGCCGTCATCGTCCTCGACACGTCGCTCAGCATGGCGGCGGCCGATGTCACCCCTTCGCGCCTCGCGCGCGCGGTTCACGAGGCTTCGACCCTCATCGACCGGACCGAAGGCGACCGCGTCGGCCTTGTCACCTTCGCGGGGGCGCCGGCGCTCGCCTGTCCGCTGACGGTCGATCACGAGGCGGTCCGCCTCTTCCTCGATGCAGTGGACGTCGAAGCGGTCTCGGTTCCCGGAACGGCGCTCGCCGACGCGATCCGCGAGGGGATCCGCGCGCTCGGCCCCCCGCCCGCCGAGGGGTCGGAGGCGAAGGGACGGGCCCTCGTCGTCGTGAGCGACGGCGAGGACCACGAAGGGGGGCTCGAAGGGATCGTCGACGGGCTGAAGCGAGCGGGCGTCGTCGTCTATGCGATCGGCACCGGAACGGAGCAGGGCGCCCCGATTCCGACCGGACCCTCGGGCGCGTATAAGAAGGATGCGGAGGGCAAGCTCGTGACGACGCGGCTCGACGAGAGACCGCTCCGGACGTTGGCGCTCGACAGCGGCGGGAAGTACTACCGGGCGACCGCCGCCGGCGGCGAGGTCGACGAGATCGCGTCGGCGCTCGCGGCGATGGACGCGACCGGCGCGGGCACCGTCCTCAAGACGCGTTGGGCCGAGCGGTTCCAGATCCCGCTGGCGTTCGCGCTCCTGGCGCTCTTCGCGGAAGTCTTGATCTCGGAGAGGAGGTCGTCATGA
- a CDS encoding VWA domain-containing protein has product MTRIAMPWALAALPLAAVAVWVLLRRLRRGGPRIAFPDVEGIARLPISPWVRLERILPWLRGLVLGLLVFALARPQSGASVTSVSSKGVDILVGLDISGSMRCEDTPRRNRLGVAKACIAKFVEGRPNDRLGLVAFASVATTRCPLTLDHEMLQRFVDELDFAPIGESRTALGMGLATSINRMRSSQAKSKVVVLVTDGRNNTGQVGPEAAAAAAQALGVKVYTVGVGSDGEVQCLVDDPRGGRHYEVTTADLDEDLLQKIATSTGGRYFRATDASGMEMAFQEIDRLERTEIESRVRMLYTEKFGFLLLPAAGLLALELLLAGTRLRRIP; this is encoded by the coding sequence GTGACCCGCATCGCGATGCCGTGGGCGCTCGCCGCGCTGCCGCTCGCGGCGGTCGCGGTCTGGGTGCTCCTGCGCCGCCTCCGTCGCGGCGGGCCGCGGATCGCTTTCCCCGACGTCGAGGGGATCGCGCGGCTTCCCATCAGCCCGTGGGTGAGGCTCGAGCGCATCCTCCCGTGGCTGCGCGGGCTCGTCCTCGGGCTCCTCGTCTTCGCCCTCGCGCGGCCGCAATCGGGGGCGTCGGTGACGTCGGTTTCGTCGAAGGGGGTCGACATCCTCGTCGGGCTCGACATCTCCGGATCGATGCGCTGCGAGGACACGCCGCGGCGCAACCGCCTGGGCGTCGCCAAGGCGTGCATCGCGAAGTTCGTCGAGGGCCGGCCGAACGACCGGCTCGGGCTCGTCGCCTTCGCGAGCGTGGCGACGACCCGCTGCCCGCTCACTCTCGATCACGAGATGCTCCAGCGGTTCGTGGACGAGCTGGATTTCGCCCCGATCGGTGAGAGCCGCACGGCGCTCGGCATGGGGCTCGCGACGTCGATCAACCGGATGCGATCCTCGCAGGCGAAGAGCAAGGTGGTCGTGCTCGTCACCGACGGACGGAACAACACGGGCCAGGTCGGTCCCGAAGCGGCGGCGGCCGCGGCGCAGGCGCTCGGCGTGAAGGTCTACACGGTCGGCGTCGGCTCGGACGGCGAGGTCCAATGCCTCGTCGACGATCCGCGCGGCGGGCGTCACTACGAGGTCACGACCGCCGATCTCGACGAGGATCTCCTCCAGAAGATCGCGACGTCGACCGGGGGGCGGTACTTCCGCGCGACCGATGCGTCGGGCATGGAGATGGCGTTCCAGGAGATCGACCGGCTCGAGAGGACCGAGATCGAGAGCCGCGTGCGGATGCTCTACACGGAGAAGTTCGGTTTCTTGCTCCTCCCCGCCGCGGGCCTGCTCGCGCTCGAATTGCTGCTCGCCGGCACGCGCCTCCGGAGGATCCCCTGA